One stretch of Oncorhynchus tshawytscha isolate Ot180627B linkage group LG19, Otsh_v2.0, whole genome shotgun sequence DNA includes these proteins:
- the LOC112218845 gene encoding high choriolytic enzyme 2-like, giving the protein MSALKYTLGLLALLVVAVWAEEELSVSELLEKANRNVVHTRNEPLIVDDIAYVNEAERNADPCTSRGCMWPKSSDGRVYVPYVIANQYSTRELEVIERGLQSFAGFSCINFIKRTNQRDYLHIQSQNGCWSYVGRSGNAQVVSLSRSGCVYHGTTQHELLHALGFNHEQTRSDRDNHIRVLLQNVQSGMEHNFNKIATLNQGTAYDYNSVMQYHRYAFSKNNQPTMVPIPNQNVEIGNASQMSQSDITRLNRLYNC; this is encoded by the exons ATGTCTGCATTGAAGTACACTCTGGGCCTTCTGGCCCTGCTTGTAGTGGCCGTCTGGGCCGAGGAG gagctctctgtctctgagctGCTGGAGAAGGCCAACAGGAATGTTG TGCATACCCGTAACGAGCCCTTGATTGTGGATGACATCGCCTACGTCAACGAGGCTGAGAGGAACGCTGACCCCTGCACATCTCGCGGCTGCATGTGGCCCAAGTCCAGCGACGGCAGAGTCTATGTGCCCTACGTCATCGCCAACCAGTACT CCACCAGGGAGCTGGAAGTCATTGAGCGTGGTCTGCAGTCCTTTGCAGGCTTCTCCTGCATCAACTTCATCAAGCGCACCAACCAAAGAGACTACTTGCACATCCAGTCCCAGAACGG GTGCTGGTCCTATGTTGGTCGTTCTGGCAATGCCCAGGTTGTGTCTCTGAGCCGATCTGGCTGTGTGTACCACGGCACCACCCAGCACGAGCTCCTCCATGCCCTGGGCTTCAACCACGAACAGACCCGCAGCGACCGTGACAATCACATCCGCGTTCTCCTCCAGAATGTCCAGTCCG GCATGGAGCACAACTTCAACAAGATCGCCACCCTGAACCAGGGAACGGCCTATGACTACAACTCCGTCATGCAGTACCACAG GTACGCCTTCTCCAAGAACAACCAGCCCACCATGGTTCCCATCCCCAACCAGAACGTGGAGATTGGAAACGCCTCCCAGATGAGCCAGAGCGACATCACCCGTCTCAACAGGCTGTACAACTGTTAA
- the LOC121838720 gene encoding nuclear pore complex protein Nup160-like: MLFLAVWYTQTEQEAFTMREVEHSCPSLATDSYTGQWNQVFVQPGPEEEVHIGTDQDPRETYLDMLFSPLRFTASAIVKALQIYRRGTERITDPQTLKKELTVTVEGELQNSDRV; encoded by the exons ATGCTCTTCCTGGCAGTGTGGTATACCCAGACAGAGCAGGAGGCTTTCACTATGAGGGAAGTGGAACACTCCTGTCCATCACTAGCAACAGATTCCTACACTG GTCAGTGGAACCAGGTGTTTGTGCAGCCTGGCCCTGAGGAAGAGGTCCACATCGGCACAGACCAGGACCCCAGG GAGACCTACCTGGACATGCTCTTCTCCCCCCTGAGATTCACTGCCTCTGCTATAGTCAAAGCCCTTCAGATTTAcaggagaggcacagagagaatcACTGACCCACAGACCCTCAAGAAAGAGTTGACGGTCACTGTGGAGGGGGAG ctGCAAAACAGTGACAGAGTTTGA